The Rhizobium sp. WSM4643 genome contains the following window.
AGGCCTGCGTCGAGGACGGAGCGGACACCCAGAGCTTGCGGAAGAGCGCGTTGCCGAGCTTGAAATTCTGCTCTTCCTCGAAGGGGATATTGGCCGAAATATGCGAGAAGCTGTCCTCGGTGACAGGGTCGATCGAGGTCGTCGCCCCTGCCTGCATGGCCTCGTATTGTTCGGCCTTGGAAAAATCCACCGTCGGCCGGGTGACGTCGGCGACGCGTTGCAGATCGGCTTCGGAAAGGTCGGTACGTTTCGTCGGCAGATCGAAACCGGCGGCGATGCTGACGGAATAACCGGCAAGTGTGGCGCAGAGCGCTGCGCTGGCGATCAATCGGCGGGCCGGGACATGCGACATTTCAGGGTCCGGGCCGCCCCGGCTTTCGAAGCGGCCCGCCTTTTTGCTTATTTGAAGACGGCGTTAGGATTATCCAAGCTGTCGGAACCTTCAAGCTGAACCGTGCCGAGATCGAGTGCGGCAATGACGCGCTGCACCGATTTCGTCTGGTCGATCAGGCCGTCGATGGCGGCCTGGACGACGGCGTTGCCGTCCTTGTTGCCCTCGCCGATCATCTGGTCGTACTTCTCGACGGTCTCGCCGCGCTTTGCCATGGCATTCATCGCATCGAGCGTCTTGTTGAGCTTGCCTTCCACTTCGGCATCGAGCGCCTTGTCCTTGGCGGCCACCAGATCGTGCAGCGACGGGCCGCTGAGCTTGGTGCCGTCGGCGCGGGTATAGTTGCCGGTGTAGGCAGCAGCGATGCCGATCGCGTCGTTGAGATGCGAGTTGTAGGTGTTGTCCGAGAAGCAATCATGTTCTTCTTCCGGATCGTGCAGCAAGAGGCCGAGCTTCATGCGCTCGCCGGCAAGCTCGCCGTAGGAAAGCGAACCCATGCCCGTCAGAATCGCCACGAGGCCGGCCTTCGGATCGGCTTCGATGTTCTTGGTCGCCGCACCGTCCGGCGTCCAGTTGTCGGTCATTTCCTGCAGGTCGGAAACCAGCAGGGTGGAGGCGGACTTCAGATATTCGGCGCGCCGGTCGCAATTGCCGTGCGTGCAATTCTTGAGGTCGTAATCGGTTGCCGGGCGGTCGCCGGCGCCAGGGCCCGTGCCGTTCAGATCCTGTCCCCAGAGCAGGAATTCGATGGCGTGGTAGCCGGTCGCGACATTGGCTTCGATGCCGCCGGCCTCGGCCAGCGTGCCGGAGAGGAATTCCGGCGTCAGCTTGGAGGCGTCGACATCCTTGCCGTCGATCTTGATCGTCTTGTTGGCAATGACATTGGCCACATAGAGAGAATTTTCGTCGCTCTCGGTGCCGTAGGAGGCATCGACATAGTCGACCAGGCCTTCATCGAGCGGCCATGCATTGACCCTGCCTTCCCAGTCGTCGACAATCGGATTGCCGAAGCGATAGACTTCCGTCTGCTGGTAGGGAACGCGCGCCTTGATCCATGCCTCCCGGGCGGCCTTGAGCGTCGCATCGGTCGGCGCCTTCAGAAAGGCGTCGATCGCAGCGTCGAGCGCCTTGGCCGTCGTCAGCGAGTCCTCGTATTTCGCATGCGCCACATCGGCATAGTGTTTCACCACGCTAGCGGCATCGGTCTCGGCATGCGCGGGAAGGGCGAGCAGGGCGGCG
Protein-coding sequences here:
- a CDS encoding imelysin family protein, producing the protein MKLNRKFRAAVLAIAPAALLALPAHAETDAASVVKHYADVAHAKYEDSLTTAKALDAAIDAFLKAPTDATLKAAREAWIKARVPYQQTEVYRFGNPIVDDWEGRVNAWPLDEGLVDYVDASYGTESDENSLYVANVIANKTIKIDGKDVDASKLTPEFLSGTLAEAGGIEANVATGYHAIEFLLWGQDLNGTGPGAGDRPATDYDLKNCTHGNCDRRAEYLKSASTLLVSDLQEMTDNWTPDGAATKNIEADPKAGLVAILTGMGSLSYGELAGERMKLGLLLHDPEEEHDCFSDNTYNSHLNDAIGIAAAYTGNYTRADGTKLSGPSLHDLVAAKDKALDAEVEGKLNKTLDAMNAMAKRGETVEKYDQMIGEGNKDGNAVVQAAIDGLIDQTKSVQRVIAALDLGTVQLEGSDSLDNPNAVFK